A single region of the Streptomyces caelestis genome encodes:
- the pstA gene encoding phosphate ABC transporter permease PstA: MSTAPSLAAKRPSTLRGGHLPKWAPWAIAAGSIALGIGVSAAAGLHSSIQWALIAALLHVLGTYVIAARVENRRQAKDRVVTSLVWVAFLLAVVPLASLVWSTVQRGTKVLDVYFLTHSMGVVADSETGGGIYHAILGTLEQVGLATLIAAPVGVLTAIYLVEYGRGNLARAVTFFVDVMTGIPSIVAGLFILSLMLIFEMQPFGFAGSLALAILMMPVVVRSTEEMLKLVPNELREASLALGVPKWRTILKVVLPTSLGGITTGIMLSIARIAGETAPVLLLVFGSKFINANPFEGAQASLPLYIYQQYGSGEVTAYDRAWAASLTLIAFVMILNLVARGIARWKSPKTGR, from the coding sequence ATGAGCACCGCACCCTCCCTCGCCGCCAAGCGCCCCAGTACCTTGCGCGGCGGACATCTGCCCAAGTGGGCTCCGTGGGCCATCGCCGCCGGATCCATCGCCCTCGGCATCGGCGTCAGCGCCGCCGCCGGCCTGCACAGCAGCATCCAGTGGGCGCTGATCGCCGCGCTCCTGCACGTCCTCGGTACGTACGTCATCGCGGCCCGGGTCGAGAACCGCCGCCAGGCCAAGGACCGCGTGGTCACCTCGCTGGTGTGGGTCGCGTTCCTGCTCGCCGTGGTACCGCTGGCCTCGCTGGTGTGGTCGACCGTCCAACGCGGCACGAAGGTCCTCGACGTCTACTTCCTGACCCACTCGATGGGCGTGGTCGCCGACTCGGAGACGGGTGGCGGCATTTACCACGCCATCCTCGGCACCCTGGAGCAGGTCGGGCTCGCCACGCTGATCGCCGCGCCGGTCGGCGTGCTCACCGCGATCTACCTGGTGGAGTACGGGCGCGGCAATCTCGCTCGGGCCGTCACCTTCTTCGTCGACGTCATGACCGGCATCCCGTCGATCGTCGCCGGCCTGTTCATCCTCAGCCTCATGCTGATCTTCGAGATGCAGCCCTTCGGCTTCGCCGGCTCGCTGGCCCTGGCGATCCTGATGATGCCGGTCGTCGTCCGCTCCACGGAGGAGATGCTCAAGCTCGTCCCGAACGAGCTGCGCGAAGCCTCCCTCGCGCTCGGCGTGCCCAAGTGGCGCACCATCCTGAAGGTGGTCCTGCCGACCTCGCTCGGCGGCATCACCACCGGCATCATGCTGTCCATCGCCCGCATCGCCGGTGAGACCGCGCCCGTGCTGCTGCTGGTGTTCGGCAGCAAGTTCATCAACGCCAACCCCTTCGAGGGCGCACAGGCGTCGCTCCCGCTGTACATCTACCAGCAGTACGGATCGGGCGAGGTCACGGCGTACGACCGTGCCTGGGCGGCGTCGCTCACCCTGATCGCCTTCGTGATGATCCTGAACCTGGTGGCCCGCGGGATCGCCCGCTGGAAGTCCCCGAAGACCGGTCGCTGA